A single genomic interval of Lacrimispora sphenoides JCM 1415 harbors:
- a CDS encoding alpha/beta hydrolase, giving the protein MGLKDIKLWEKNVPDADLISTIGDLNNEGLPTLTPYLLKGEKPRPAIIVCPGGSFQIRASNEGKPIAKWLNQIEINAFVLNYRVAPFTPFTSTKDAVRAVRYIRYHALEFNIDPERIGMIGFSAGGYLTAFVGTRFDNGITEPDSRNAQIMSMLLGEPDFNDPIDQTSSKLNAIILCYAETSPFSKEKLPPDSLLTKDITVEEFIDFTSNHKYVTAKTPPTFLWITATDHWNFQRQNLLFAQALNELNLPFDLHIFSQGPHGLGLGEDEPTVSIWPKLCENWLQGL; this is encoded by the coding sequence ATGGGATTAAAAGATATAAAGCTTTGGGAAAAAAATGTTCCTGATGCCGACTTAATTTCTACTATTGGGGACTTGAATAACGAAGGGTTACCTACCCTAACCCCTTATTTATTAAAAGGGGAGAAACCCCGCCCTGCAATTATTGTTTGCCCGGGCGGATCATTTCAAATTAGAGCGTCTAATGAAGGAAAACCAATTGCAAAATGGCTAAATCAAATAGAAATAAATGCTTTTGTTTTAAATTATCGGGTTGCTCCTTTTACTCCATTTACGTCAACCAAAGATGCAGTACGAGCTGTTAGGTATATTCGGTATCATGCCCTAGAATTTAATATTGATCCGGAACGGATCGGCATGATAGGATTTTCAGCGGGCGGTTATCTCACCGCTTTTGTAGGAACTCGTTTTGATAATGGAATTACAGAACCGGATAGCCGAAATGCGCAAATTATGTCGATGCTTTTGGGAGAACCAGATTTTAACGATCCGATTGATCAAACGAGTTCTAAACTTAATGCGATCATTTTATGTTATGCTGAGACATCCCCATTTTCTAAGGAAAAATTGCCGCCAGATTCTCTATTAACAAAAGATATTACAGTGGAGGAATTTATAGACTTTACTTCAAATCATAAATATGTTACAGCGAAGACACCACCGACTTTTCTATGGATTACAGCGACCGATCACTGGAATTTTCAGCGTCAAAACTTACTTTTTGCTCAAGCGCTAAATGAGCTAAATCTACCATTTGATTTACATATATTCTCCCAAGGTCCCCATGGTTTAGGATTAGGTGAGGATGAACCTACGGTATCAATCTGGCCAAAACTTTGTGAAAATTGGCTTCAAGGATTATAG
- a CDS encoding helix-turn-helix domain-containing protein: MDEQFVRNRITELRLKKNISEYQMSLDLGKNKSYIQGISSGRSMPSMKQFFEICDYLEITPIEFFKTERKEQPLLREAAALMRNLSKEDLEAVFPILLRLKANADNQKQAEP; the protein is encoded by the coding sequence TTGGATGAACAGTTTGTCAGGAATCGAATCACGGAGCTTCGCTTGAAAAAAAATATCTCAGAATATCAAATGAGCCTGGATTTGGGAAAAAATAAGAGCTATATCCAGGGGATTTCTTCAGGACGTTCCATGCCATCTATGAAACAATTTTTTGAAATCTGCGATTATCTTGAAATTACTCCCATAGAATTTTTTAAAACGGAAAGAAAAGAACAGCCTCTTTTAAGGGAAGCCGCTGCGTTGATGAGAAACTTAAGCAAAGAAGATCTGGAAGCGGTTTTTCCCATATTATTGCGGCTTAAAGCAAACGCGGACAATCAAAAACAGGCAGAACCGTAA
- a CDS encoding prolyl-tRNA synthetase associated domain-containing protein gives MVHTNEAFYLDETLYNGRPNDQTGRLPKEIRTYDLLEKLNISYQRVDHSPLPTIEACREVDALLEMEICKNLFLRNAQKTDFYLLLLPGGKKFRTAALSKQIGSARLSFAEPEFMEEFLDITPGSVSVIGLMNDKKRRVRLLIDKDVLSQEFFGCHPCINTSSLKFKTADLLDKFLPAIQCEYTLVDLPTEQE, from the coding sequence ATGGTTCATACAAACGAAGCCTTTTACCTGGATGAAACCCTTTATAACGGGCGTCCCAATGATCAAACCGGGCGTCTTCCCAAGGAAATCCGCACCTATGACCTACTGGAAAAATTAAATATATCCTATCAACGGGTAGATCACTCCCCACTTCCCACCATAGAAGCCTGCCGGGAGGTTGATGCACTGTTAGAAATGGAAATCTGCAAAAATTTATTTCTCCGCAATGCTCAGAAAACTGATTTCTATCTCCTGCTGCTGCCCGGCGGAAAGAAATTCCGTACTGCTGCCCTTTCTAAGCAAATCGGCTCCGCCAGACTCTCTTTTGCAGAACCGGAATTCATGGAAGAATTCCTGGACATCACCCCCGGCTCTGTTTCGGTCATTGGTCTTATGAACGATAAAAAACGCCGTGTCAGGCTGCTGATCGACAAGGATGTGCTATCTCAAGAATTCTTTGGCTGCCATCCCTGCATCAATACTTCCAGCCTAAAGTTTAAAACTGCGGATCTTCTGGACAAGTTTCTCCCGGCAATCCAATGTGAATACACTCTGGTAGATTTACCCACCGAGCAGGAATAA
- the abc-f gene encoding ribosomal protection-like ABC-F family protein codes for MIELSINNLTKFYGANKIFETICFEVKTGERIGLIGKNGCGKTTIMKIIMGRFKESNLNLQGWFEDTGQVQVGEASYGEEVSEDYQAGEVNLRKGIKVGYLNQIPVYNEDTKAIDVIRMAFQKVFDLKRRLSELEGVLQTSSGEKLEKALLSYGRLTEEYEIAGGYELETKINKITEGLKINDILKQLPFQSLSGGEKTRVILAKILLEEPDILLLDEPTNHLDLETTEWLESFLKDYKGSVLIISHDRYFLDNVAMKIVELEFNRANIYMGNYSYYVLEKERRFLIDYRNYINQQKKIEQMEKQIERYRIWGNMRDSETMFKRAKELEKRLEKIEVLDKPVLEGRKVRLNQDSTNRSGKMVLETKHLSKSFGDTVLLKDIDMKVYYQDSACIIGKNGCGKSTLLKLILEELKPDYGTVKIGAQVKIGYLPQQVVFEDEDQTILEYFSGLHNITYEAARNQLARVLFFKDDVHKKIRFLSGGEKSRLRLCSLTFEKVNFMILDEPTNHLDIDSREVLEEALTAFEGTLLFVSHDRYFINKVAGKIMSFENNHLITYPGDYTYYQEELQKAGKFEDQSNEKARGLSNLLKVYEDDKRYKKEQPQKPYEKKSSIGVEVNQYSRTDNKSRKLNTQKSNILENEIEAIEAALKALEQEINNNNSNFEYLQELFLKKETMEKELDFVYDKWENCQ; via the coding sequence ATGATAGAATTAAGTATTAATAATTTAACGAAATTTTATGGAGCCAACAAGATATTTGAAACGATATGCTTTGAGGTGAAAACTGGGGAGAGGATTGGATTAATTGGTAAGAATGGGTGTGGGAAGACTACAATTATGAAGATAATTATGGGCAGGTTTAAGGAAAGTAACTTAAATTTACAAGGGTGGTTTGAGGATACCGGGCAAGTGCAGGTTGGGGAAGCTTCGTATGGGGAGGAGGTTTCAGAAGATTATCAGGCAGGAGAGGTAAATCTTCGTAAAGGGATTAAGGTAGGGTATTTAAATCAGATACCTGTTTACAATGAGGATACCAAAGCGATTGATGTAATCCGCATGGCTTTTCAAAAAGTCTTTGATTTGAAGAGACGGTTATCAGAGCTTGAAGGGGTGTTACAGACTTCTTCGGGTGAGAAGCTTGAAAAAGCACTGTTAAGTTACGGACGGCTCACGGAGGAGTATGAGATAGCCGGAGGATATGAGCTGGAAACGAAGATTAACAAGATTACAGAGGGACTTAAAATTAATGATATTTTAAAGCAACTGCCATTTCAAAGTTTAAGCGGCGGAGAAAAAACCAGAGTGATTTTGGCGAAGATACTTCTTGAGGAGCCAGATATTCTGCTTCTTGACGAACCTACCAACCATCTGGACTTAGAAACCACAGAATGGCTGGAGAGCTTTTTAAAGGATTATAAAGGTTCTGTTCTAATTATATCCCATGACAGATATTTTCTGGATAATGTTGCTATGAAAATCGTGGAGTTAGAGTTTAACCGGGCTAATATTTACATGGGGAATTATAGTTATTATGTACTGGAAAAAGAGAGACGGTTCTTAATTGACTATAGGAATTATATCAACCAGCAGAAAAAGATCGAACAGATGGAAAAACAGATTGAGCGTTACCGTATCTGGGGAAATATGAGAGACAGTGAAACGATGTTTAAACGGGCAAAGGAATTGGAAAAACGTCTGGAAAAGATTGAAGTATTGGATAAACCGGTCCTTGAAGGCAGGAAGGTGCGCCTTAATCAGGATAGCACAAACCGTTCCGGAAAAATGGTATTAGAAACCAAGCACTTAAGTAAAAGTTTTGGTGATACGGTATTACTAAAAGACATTGATATGAAAGTTTATTATCAGGATAGTGCCTGCATTATCGGGAAAAACGGCTGCGGCAAATCTACCCTGCTTAAGCTGATATTAGAAGAATTAAAACCAGATTACGGTACGGTAAAAATTGGTGCTCAGGTTAAAATCGGTTATCTCCCTCAACAGGTTGTTTTTGAAGATGAAGACCAGACCATACTTGAGTACTTTTCTGGTCTTCACAATATTACTTATGAAGCTGCCAGAAACCAGCTAGCAAGAGTATTATTCTTTAAAGACGATGTCCATAAGAAAATAAGATTCTTATCCGGTGGGGAGAAGAGCCGGTTAAGGTTATGTTCTTTAACCTTTGAAAAAGTGAATTTTATGATTCTGGATGAGCCTACCAATCACTTGGATATAGATTCCAGGGAAGTGCTGGAGGAAGCTTTAACCGCATTTGAAGGAACCCTGTTATTTGTATCCCATGACCGGTATTTTATAAATAAAGTTGCAGGTAAAATCATGTCATTTGAAAATAATCATCTTATTACTTATCCGGGAGATTATACGTATTATCAGGAAGAATTGCAAAAGGCGGGAAAATTTGAGGACCAGTCAAACGAAAAGGCCAGGGGTCTAAGCAACCTGTTAAAGGTTTATGAAGATGATAAGCGTTATAAGAAGGAACAGCCCCAAAAGCCATATGAAAAGAAGTCTTCCATTGGGGTAGAAGTGAATCAATACAGCAGAACGGATAACAAATCCAGGAAGTTGAATACGCAAAAGTCAAATATTCTTGAGAATGAGATTGAAGCCATAGAAGCTGCATTAAAAGCATTGGAACAAGAGATAAATAATAATAATTCCAATTTCGAATATTTACAGGAACTATTCTTAAAAAAAGAAACTATGGAAAAAGAACTGGATTTCGTTTATGATAAATGGGAGAACTGTCAGTAA
- the rlmD gene encoding 23S rRNA (uracil(1939)-C(5))-methyltransferase RlmD, with protein MDSRSGRKADSRNGGWNSNNFDSRNGNNAGGRSGSKTDSRNNGRNGNSSGSRNRGKNGNSTDSRNGGRNGNSTDSRNSGRNGNSTDSRNSGRNSYSVDSRDSGRNGYSTDSRNSGRNGNSAGSRNNSRNGNSFGSKKGHSEDMPNRTSGREKKSLSKCSVSRKCGGCQLLDMPYEKQLEQKQKYLEKLLKPYCHVTPIIGMENPYHYRNKVHAVFDHDKKGNPVSGVYEVNSHRVVPVENCMIEDQKADEIIGTIRGMLKSFKIRTYDEDTGYGLLRHVLIRRGFATGDIMVVLVTASPIFPSKNNFVKALREKHPEITTIIQNVNGRETSMVLGDKEHVLYGKGYIEDILCGCRFHISSKSFYQVNPVQTEILYNKAIEAAGLTGKERVVDAYCGIGTIGIVASKYAKEVIGVELNRDAVRDAVENAKINGIKNVKFFCNDAGKFMVSMAEDGEHVDVVFMDPPRSGSTEEFIDSLAKMKPERVVYVSCGPETLARDLEYFRKKGYEAKMGWGVDLFPATEHCEVCVEICRTKTRYI; from the coding sequence ATTGACAGCAGAAGCGGCAGAAAGGCCGATAGTAGGAACGGCGGTTGGAACAGCAACAACTTCGACAGCAGGAACGGCAACAATGCGGGCGGCAGGAGTGGCAGTAAGACCGATAGCAGAAACAACGGTAGGAATGGCAATAGCTCCGGCAGCAGGAACAGAGGTAAGAATGGCAATAGCACTGACAGCAGGAACGGCGGTAGGAATGGCAATAGCACTGACAGCAGGAACAGCGGTAGGAATGGCAATAGCACTGACAGCAGGAACAGCGGTAGGAACAGCTATAGCGTAGACAGCAGGGACAGTGGTAGGAATGGCTATAGCACTGATAGCAGGAACAGTGGCAGGAACGGCAATAGTGCCGGCAGTAGGAACAACAGTAGGAATGGCAATAGTTTTGGCAGTAAGAAAGGGCATAGTGAAGATATGCCTAATAGGACAAGCGGAAGAGAAAAAAAATCATTATCCAAGTGTTCTGTATCACGTAAATGCGGAGGTTGTCAGCTTTTGGACATGCCATATGAAAAACAGTTGGAACAGAAACAGAAATATCTTGAAAAATTGTTGAAGCCATATTGCCACGTTACACCGATTATTGGTATGGAGAATCCTTATCATTATCGCAATAAGGTTCATGCAGTATTTGACCATGACAAAAAAGGCAATCCAGTCTCAGGCGTATATGAGGTGAACTCCCATAGAGTTGTTCCGGTAGAGAACTGTATGATCGAGGACCAGAAGGCGGATGAGATTATCGGGACTATTAGAGGTATGTTGAAATCCTTTAAGATACGTACCTATGATGAGGATACCGGGTATGGATTATTGCGCCACGTACTGATACGAAGGGGATTTGCCACAGGAGATATCATGGTTGTTCTGGTAACCGCCTCACCGATTTTTCCTTCTAAGAATAATTTTGTGAAAGCGCTGAGAGAGAAGCATCCGGAGATTACTACAATTATACAGAATGTTAACGGCAGGGAAACAAGCATGGTGCTGGGAGATAAAGAACATGTGCTGTATGGGAAAGGATACATCGAGGACATTCTGTGTGGCTGCCGTTTCCATATTTCTTCTAAATCTTTTTATCAGGTAAATCCGGTGCAGACGGAGATTCTCTATAATAAGGCCATTGAGGCCGCAGGACTTACTGGCAAAGAGCGGGTAGTTGATGCTTATTGCGGGATTGGTACCATAGGTATTGTTGCCAGCAAGTATGCAAAGGAAGTTATTGGGGTTGAGCTAAACCGGGATGCTGTAAGGGATGCAGTGGAAAATGCCAAGATCAACGGTATTAAGAATGTCAAGTTCTTCTGTAATGATGCAGGGAAATTTATGGTGAGTATGGCGGAAGACGGAGAGCATGTTGATGTTGTGTTTATGGATCCGCCTAGGAGTGGGAGCACGGAGGAATTTATTGATTCTCTGGCGAAAATGAAACCGGAAAGGGTTGTTTATGTGTCTTGCGGGCCGGAGACGCTGGCAAGAGATTTGGAGTATTTTAGAAAGAAAGGGTATGAGGCGAAAATGGGCTGGGGGGTTGATTTGTTTCCGGCGACGGAGCATTGTGAAGTTTGTGTCGAAATATGTCGAACAAAAACTAGATATATATAA
- a CDS encoding GGDEF domain-containing protein: protein MAGNSGRRFERWNSVNEHEFFRYDETEQLYRNINLFKDTVLFEYSYVDERLYLSPNAKGQIDLLNFERILIKHRSNAPQVGEIRSFEFCLGKSGEPYHWCSCKLTAQWEDQTESPVKLIGKLQDITGLKAREEQLLLQSLKDGLTGLYNKMAFKYRVEEKLKSGGSGWLCMIDIDNFKEINDCFGHLAGDRILMQVGGMLCDIYPDPDLVGRAGGDEFVVFTTKDDVQERADNLLDRVEKIIPEEKWSISVSIGIAPSTGKRGEDYQKLFSKADQAMYQAKQAGKNRIAFFYDD from the coding sequence ATGGCAGGTAATTCAGGAAGGCGGTTCGAAAGGTGGAATTCGGTGAACGAGCATGAGTTCTTCCGTTATGATGAGACGGAGCAATTGTACAGAAACATAAACTTATTTAAAGATACGGTTTTATTTGAGTATTCTTATGTAGATGAGAGGTTATATCTGTCACCAAACGCAAAAGGACAGATAGATTTGTTAAATTTTGAACGTATTCTTATTAAGCATAGAAGCAATGCCCCCCAGGTTGGTGAAATCCGTTCGTTTGAATTTTGTCTGGGGAAATCGGGGGAACCATATCACTGGTGCAGTTGCAAGCTGACTGCCCAATGGGAGGATCAGACAGAAAGCCCGGTCAAGCTTATTGGAAAGCTTCAGGATATTACCGGACTGAAGGCGAGGGAAGAGCAGCTGTTACTACAGTCCTTAAAGGATGGACTCACCGGTTTATACAATAAAATGGCCTTTAAATACCGGGTAGAAGAGAAATTAAAGTCCGGTGGATCGGGCTGGCTCTGCATGATCGATATAGATAATTTCAAAGAAATCAATGACTGCTTCGGCCATCTGGCCGGCGACCGGATCTTGATGCAGGTAGGCGGAATGCTCTGTGATATTTATCCGGATCCGGATCTGGTGGGCAGGGCAGGCGGAGATGAGTTTGTAGTTTTTACAACAAAAGATGACGTCCAGGAAAGGGCGGACAATCTGTTGGATCGAGTAGAAAAGATCATACCGGAAGAAAAGTGGTCCATTTCTGTCAGCATTGGAATTGCTCCCAGCACCGGAAAGCGCGGAGAGGATTATCAAAAGCTGTTTTCCAAAGCAGACCAGGCCATGTATCAAGCAAAACAGGCTGGAAAAAACCGGATTGCTTTTTTTTATGATGATTGA
- a CDS encoding VOC family protein, producing the protein MNGKDVRVGACLLAGNMDSMVRFYRDTLGFDTQWNGGDFAEFETASGELSLFMYSRKAFVQAIGK; encoded by the coding sequence TTGAACGGAAAAGATGTAAGAGTAGGCGCATGCCTATTAGCTGGCAACATGGACAGCATGGTTCGATTTTACAGAGATACATTGGGCTTTGATACTCAATGGAATGGTGGGGATTTCGCAGAGTTTGAAACGGCAAGCGGTGAACTATCCTTGTTCATGTATAGCAGGAAAGCATTCGTGCAGGCAATTGGGAAATAA
- a CDS encoding DEAD/DEAH box helicase, whose protein sequence is MSNEYNLIKYWRNSLADAARMNIDAKKLEAAFTIPQNDVQAGFIDACITDKLFSEAFRIKKEDCNGEDATKDFVNVLICPIKAMAKVEHGSENDTFEQIITPLWIPAVISKSGRLLPKTDSFPWIPRDLLEPSFGKTITVGCVADVDEYLTIHKQLFKQENGWSAVWEYSKSMFEHVIKSPFDEYTIENYEIDSHAYIVVESPVQGATKNIISLYDNIIRDNQVPLLLKRYANIVDEQLFPLLDYAGEMEICKKHLGQMNYNFSLSVSQRQSMHHTLTIGAGQMLAVNGPPGTGKTTLLQSVVASLWVDAALQETEPPVIVAASANNQAVTNIIDSFGKIDEPEASLLAGRWLNGINSYGLYCPSQENIKKTKTKFQVADCSAKNRGPFPEKVEDSKYVKDNLEYFISNCSKYAQKELSNLSVCLKFLHDDLKDTVLKIEEGIHLFTKYTEYKEKISSFYAGYGGIETYLEQKKLEIKNLNSKIDDIKVIENGWLQHFDTQHWLLSLLSFLPPVKNRIMLRNRRYHNSTDFKIVADFSSQVDILNFIDDKKNKLFVQKKDYEDHLKNVESDNSELKNLKNSFWSWINKNEMEWEKKENNIDNGIKKEIEDLYSLLRYIDMNLRYKAFKIATHYWECRWLIQMMEQINNDYKETVNKENLKRKWYRYAKLTPCIVSTFYMIPKFFTAWRGNEQPLYDFIDLLIIDEAGQVPAEIAGAVFSLAKKSIVVGDALQIEPVWSINERIDIGNLKRHQIISSDSDSEIDTFLKSGMAASCGSVMKIAQRASKYQKYTAERGMFLSEHRRCFSDIIAYCNELAYKGRLEPQRENESGMPLPHMGYRDIKGKAAQFGGSWGNKKEAEAIAMWIRDNRDKLEQFYSEKDKKKRKQDIKTIIGVVTPFSYQGRLIRSELKQLEIKDITVGTVHSLQGAERNVIIFSSVYDSSQNGRNFFFDNGPNMLNVAVSRAKDSFLVFGDINIFDAGSNKPSGILRRNVKIPVL, encoded by the coding sequence ATGAGCAATGAATACAATTTAATTAAGTACTGGAGGAATAGCCTTGCAGATGCCGCAAGGATGAATATAGATGCAAAAAAGCTGGAGGCTGCTTTTACAATTCCCCAAAATGATGTCCAGGCTGGATTCATTGATGCTTGCATAACGGATAAATTATTTAGTGAGGCCTTCAGGATTAAAAAGGAAGACTGCAATGGTGAAGATGCTACGAAGGATTTTGTCAATGTACTAATTTGTCCTATAAAAGCCATGGCAAAGGTGGAGCATGGTTCCGAAAACGATACTTTTGAACAGATAATTACACCGCTCTGGATTCCGGCAGTTATATCAAAAAGTGGAAGACTTCTACCTAAAACAGACAGTTTTCCTTGGATACCAAGGGATCTGCTTGAACCAAGCTTTGGTAAAACAATTACAGTGGGGTGTGTCGCAGATGTTGATGAATATCTGACAATACACAAACAGTTGTTTAAGCAGGAGAATGGCTGGAGTGCCGTTTGGGAATATAGCAAAAGTATGTTTGAACATGTGATAAAGTCTCCTTTTGATGAGTATACGATTGAGAATTACGAAATTGATTCCCATGCATACATAGTTGTGGAATCACCAGTGCAGGGAGCAACTAAAAATATAATAAGTTTGTATGACAATATTATTAGAGACAATCAGGTTCCTTTATTACTGAAACGATATGCAAATATTGTTGACGAGCAACTGTTTCCATTGTTGGATTACGCTGGTGAAATGGAAATCTGTAAAAAACACTTAGGTCAGATGAATTATAATTTTTCGCTATCGGTTTCCCAACGACAATCAATGCATCACACTCTTACAATAGGGGCTGGACAGATGCTGGCTGTAAATGGTCCTCCTGGAACAGGAAAAACTACTCTTTTACAAAGTGTGGTTGCATCGTTGTGGGTAGACGCAGCATTGCAAGAAACAGAACCTCCTGTTATTGTCGCTGCTTCAGCAAATAATCAAGCGGTTACTAATATCATTGACAGCTTCGGTAAAATTGATGAACCTGAAGCTTCACTTTTAGCAGGCAGATGGCTGAATGGTATCAATAGCTATGGTTTGTATTGCCCTTCTCAGGAAAACATCAAGAAAACCAAGACTAAATTTCAGGTAGCGGATTGTTCAGCGAAAAATAGAGGGCCATTTCCTGAAAAAGTTGAAGATTCAAAGTATGTTAAAGATAATCTAGAGTATTTTATATCAAATTGCTCTAAATATGCTCAAAAAGAACTATCAAATCTCTCTGTCTGTTTGAAATTTTTACATGACGATTTGAAGGATACTGTGTTAAAAATTGAGGAAGGAATTCACTTGTTCACAAAGTATACGGAATATAAAGAAAAGATTTCCAGCTTCTATGCTGGATACGGTGGAATAGAAACGTACTTAGAACAGAAAAAACTTGAGATAAAAAACCTTAATAGTAAAATTGATGATATAAAGGTAATCGAGAATGGATGGCTTCAGCACTTTGATACGCAGCACTGGCTATTGTCTTTGCTTTCATTTTTACCTCCTGTAAAGAATAGAATTATGTTAAGAAACAGGCGTTACCATAATTCAACCGATTTTAAGATAGTGGCTGATTTTTCAAGCCAGGTTGATATACTAAACTTTATAGATGACAAAAAGAATAAATTGTTTGTTCAGAAAAAGGATTACGAGGATCACTTGAAAAATGTAGAGAGTGATAATAGTGAGCTGAAAAATCTGAAGAATAGCTTTTGGTCCTGGATAAATAAAAATGAAATGGAGTGGGAGAAGAAAGAGAACAATATAGATAACGGTATAAAAAAGGAAATTGAAGACTTATATAGTTTGTTGAGATATATTGATATGAATTTAAGATATAAGGCTTTTAAAATTGCAACGCACTACTGGGAATGCAGGTGGCTGATCCAGATGATGGAACAAATCAACAACGATTACAAAGAAACTGTAAACAAGGAAAATTTGAAAAGGAAATGGTATAGATATGCTAAGCTGACACCATGCATTGTTTCAACGTTTTATATGATACCAAAGTTTTTCACAGCATGGAGGGGAAATGAACAACCATTGTATGACTTTATAGATCTGCTTATCATCGATGAAGCTGGACAGGTACCTGCTGAAATTGCTGGGGCTGTATTTTCACTGGCAAAAAAATCTATTGTTGTGGGAGATGCTCTCCAAATTGAACCGGTCTGGAGTATCAACGAACGCATAGATATCGGTAACCTGAAAAGACATCAGATTATCAGCTCTGACAGCGATAGCGAAATAGATACATTTTTAAAAAGTGGTATGGCCGCCTCTTGTGGAAGTGTGATGAAAATTGCCCAGAGAGCAAGTAAATATCAAAAGTATACGGCTGAGAGAGGGATGTTTCTGTCTGAGCATAGAAGGTGTTTTAGCGATATTATTGCATATTGTAATGAGCTTGCATATAAGGGCAGACTTGAGCCCCAAAGGGAAAATGAGTCCGGTATGCCTTTGCCACATATGGGATATAGGGACATTAAAGGCAAGGCAGCACAATTTGGAGGCAGCTGGGGAAACAAGAAAGAAGCTGAGGCAATTGCGATGTGGATAAGGGATAATAGAGATAAACTTGAACAATTTTATTCAGAAAAGGATAAGAAAAAAAGAAAGCAAGATATTAAAACTATTATTGGTGTAGTCACACCATTTTCATATCAGGGGAGACTTATAAGATCAGAGCTTAAGCAATTAGAAATAAAGGACATAACTGTTGGAACAGTTCATTCCCTTCAAGGCGCAGAGAGGAATGTAATTATTTTTTCATCGGTATATGACTCAAGCCAAAATGGAAGAAACTTTTTCTTTGATAATGGGCCTAATATGTTGAATGTGGCAGTATCACGGGCAAAAGACAGTTTTTTGGTGTTTGGTGATATCAATATATTTGATGCTGGTAGCAATAAGCCATCTGGAATTTTAAGAAGGAATGTTAAAATACCTGTTTTATAA